In the genome of Coraliomargarita algicola, one region contains:
- a CDS encoding sugar ABC transporter substrate-binding protein, whose amino-acid sequence MLQRLCLLTLFLCGISLFAQNRELLGEYKIGFIGRDLDDAIYQAAHEGAQAAVLELSRKYSIDVELVILTPNVAQGGSQVSALAELFIEDADGLIISPDDSEAVRNSIEFAIKQGQELIYFESQLPGIPVLASILADEVEAGRMAAREILKKLPTKGRVALLTSDHPGPELEQRMRGLREVLGYRRIETTVTTAPDYQSAIAAIVAAEEADRNDLIKGWVFLEDWPLLGMPALPWKPKQLPVVAIQSSPSAFMYVDQGYLDALVVHPYYDWGVQSVEAMIEKLHNNQAPAAPVLRTTPRLVDWRNAEAYRDNWKKWLK is encoded by the coding sequence ATGCTTCAAAGACTTTGCTTACTCACCCTCTTCCTATGCGGCATCTCTCTATTCGCTCAAAACCGCGAACTCTTAGGTGAATATAAAATCGGGTTCATCGGACGCGACCTCGATGACGCCATTTATCAAGCCGCTCACGAAGGCGCTCAAGCAGCCGTGCTGGAACTCAGCCGCAAATATTCGATCGATGTCGAACTGGTAATTCTAACACCCAATGTAGCGCAAGGCGGCAGCCAAGTGAGCGCACTCGCCGAGCTTTTCATCGAAGACGCCGACGGGCTCATCATCAGTCCTGACGATAGCGAGGCAGTCCGTAACTCGATCGAATTCGCCATCAAGCAAGGTCAAGAGCTCATATATTTTGAAAGCCAACTCCCCGGGATTCCCGTGCTCGCATCCATCCTAGCCGACGAAGTCGAGGCAGGACGCATGGCAGCGCGCGAGATTTTAAAGAAACTGCCCACCAAAGGACGCGTCGCCCTACTCACAAGCGATCACCCGGGCCCCGAGCTCGAACAGCGCATGCGAGGGCTGCGCGAAGTGCTAGGCTATCGTCGCATTGAAACCACAGTGACAACTGCGCCGGACTATCAATCTGCCATCGCTGCGATCGTCGCGGCGGAAGAGGCTGATCGCAACGACTTGATCAAGGGCTGGGTCTTTCTAGAAGATTGGCCATTACTGGGCATGCCCGCGCTCCCATGGAAACCCAAGCAACTCCCAGTCGTCGCGATTCAGTCTTCGCCATCGGCCTTCATGTATGTCGACCAGGGCTACCTCGACGCGCTAGTCGTGCACCCCTACTACGACTGGGGCGTTCAGAGCGTCGAGGCCATGATTGAAAAACTACATAACAATCAAGCACCCGCAGCGCCCGTCTTACGCACAACCCCACGGCTAGTCGATTGGCGCAACGCCGAAGCCTACCGCGACAACTGGAAGAAGTGGCTCAAGTAA
- a CDS encoding beta-N-acetylhexosaminidase, producing MKKSTPAGTAQSPDFTPSWSQVAPLFERRGLMLDISRNRVPTMETLRRLIDALAALQYNELQLYTEHTFAYTQHKTVWQHASPMTAEEIREIDRYCAERGIELVPNQNSFGHMERWLRHEAYKPLAECPDGFEHPWAGWREFGSTLYPDARSADFMDDLYSELLPNFTSRQIHIGGNEPWELGKGRSAARVASEGKHRVYLDFMKQLFALTAKHGHTPQFWSDIIMERPDLVPELPKDVIPVIWGYEADSPFAEQCRIVAEAGFRNQFYVAPGAGNWNSFSGRLDVAETNIQLAAQQGHAHGARGLLLTTWGDNGHHQPWLTLYPALVIAAAATHGQELEASELIETIDKLFYPDQPAGHGAAICALGRIDHMLTSPSPNDSTLHSAFFASDTKLAESILPHTSKDELTQCADALNAISTEGLDPEIELSVRLNRAALERCLGEAPSEERASLLKNFTAQWRRHSREGGLAESLARM from the coding sequence ATGAAAAAATCAACCCCAGCAGGCACGGCACAGAGCCCCGATTTCACCCCCAGCTGGAGCCAGGTGGCTCCTCTCTTTGAACGTCGCGGACTGATGCTCGACATCAGCCGCAACCGGGTGCCCACAATGGAGACACTGCGCCGACTCATCGATGCTCTGGCGGCATTGCAGTATAATGAACTACAGCTCTATACCGAGCACACCTTCGCCTACACCCAACACAAAACGGTCTGGCAACACGCCTCTCCCATGACAGCGGAGGAAATCCGTGAGATCGATCGCTACTGCGCGGAGCGCGGCATCGAGCTGGTGCCCAATCAAAACTCCTTCGGACACATGGAACGTTGGCTGCGGCATGAAGCTTATAAACCGCTGGCAGAATGCCCCGACGGCTTCGAGCATCCCTGGGCAGGCTGGCGTGAATTTGGCAGCACGCTCTATCCAGACGCACGCAGTGCCGACTTTATGGATGACCTCTACTCCGAGCTACTGCCCAACTTCACTTCACGGCAAATCCACATCGGCGGCAACGAGCCCTGGGAGCTCGGCAAAGGCCGCAGCGCGGCACGCGTCGCCAGCGAAGGCAAGCACCGCGTATATCTTGACTTTATGAAGCAACTCTTCGCGCTGACGGCGAAGCATGGGCACACGCCACAGTTCTGGTCCGACATTATCATGGAGCGCCCGGACCTGGTGCCAGAGTTACCCAAAGATGTCATCCCCGTGATATGGGGCTACGAAGCCGACTCCCCCTTTGCCGAACAATGCCGCATCGTCGCCGAAGCCGGCTTTCGCAATCAGTTCTATGTCGCGCCCGGTGCGGGCAATTGGAACTCCTTTAGTGGACGTCTGGATGTGGCCGAAACTAACATTCAACTGGCGGCCCAGCAGGGGCATGCCCACGGCGCCCGTGGTCTGCTACTGACTACCTGGGGAGACAACGGACACCATCAACCCTGGCTCACACTCTATCCCGCCCTGGTGATCGCCGCAGCCGCGACCCATGGTCAAGAATTGGAAGCATCCGAATTGATTGAAACCATCGACAAGCTCTTTTATCCAGATCAGCCCGCGGGCCATGGCGCAGCCATTTGTGCCTTAGGACGCATCGACCACATGCTAACATCGCCCTCGCCCAACGATAGCACCTTGCACAGCGCATTTTTCGCCAGTGATACCAAACTCGCGGAAAGCATTCTTCCCCACACCAGCAAAGACGAATTAACGCAATGTGCCGACGCACTGAATGCAATCTCTACCGAGGGGCTCGATCCCGAAATCGAGCTCAGCGTACGACTCAATCGCGCCGCACTGGAGCGCTGCCTCGGCGAAGCCCCAAGTGAAGAACGAGCTTCGCTACTAAAGAATTTTACAGCCCAATGGCGACGCCACAGCCGCGAAGGCGGCCTCGCCGAAAGCTTAGCGCGTATGTGA
- a CDS encoding glycoside hydrolase family 130 protein, producing MKRNRTPILLQPDPSRVVIRPFELHNRERIAKIIGRVFSLSERRARDQAKRLLDEFGDRHTNPRAIFLDRFNQVKEFLLTDMPMTEDRKLLIGGYFLQEYALEAAALFNPSIVPHPDQSGLTQGELRYIMSLRATGEGHISSITFRTGRIDAQGRVTVDPASPLVNSGTVEADPSYDRALFLRKLHELGLDTPWSREIMEELEDSFTLLQLEAVVLRALARNRFSPAIERENADALLSLARANYELDFNPTGDLSERVIFPYSSTETRGIEDARFVHFEEEDGQSIYYATYTAYNGHAFLPQLLATKNFCEFSINTLNGPEVQNKGMALFPRKINGRYAMISRQDNENVYLMYSNMLHFWYEKTLLLRPTFPWEYVQLGNCGSPIETSEGWLLLTHGVGFMRKYAIGAVLLDLDDPSRVIGRLKRPLLAPDAREREGYVPNVVYSCGALVHAGRLILPYALSDQCTSFATFDLEELLTELKQAGNPR from the coding sequence ATGAAGCGAAATCGAACGCCCATCCTGTTACAGCCGGATCCATCCAGAGTCGTGATCCGTCCTTTTGAGTTACACAATCGCGAGCGCATTGCTAAAATCATTGGACGCGTCTTTTCCCTCAGTGAGCGGCGCGCACGGGATCAAGCGAAGCGCTTGCTCGATGAGTTTGGAGATCGGCATACGAATCCGCGCGCCATTTTCCTGGACCGTTTTAATCAGGTCAAAGAGTTCCTGCTTACGGATATGCCGATGACGGAGGATCGGAAGCTATTGATCGGTGGCTATTTCTTACAAGAATATGCTTTGGAAGCAGCGGCTCTGTTTAATCCATCCATTGTGCCGCATCCCGATCAGAGTGGGCTTACGCAGGGGGAACTTCGTTATATCATGAGCCTGCGGGCGACAGGTGAGGGGCATATTTCCTCGATAACATTTCGCACCGGGCGGATCGATGCCCAGGGCCGTGTGACCGTCGATCCGGCCTCTCCATTGGTGAATAGTGGGACCGTAGAGGCGGACCCGTCTTATGACCGAGCGTTATTTCTGCGCAAGTTGCATGAACTGGGGCTGGATACACCGTGGTCGCGGGAGATTATGGAAGAGTTGGAGGACTCCTTTACCTTGCTGCAATTGGAGGCGGTGGTGCTGCGGGCCTTGGCTCGTAATCGTTTTAGCCCCGCGATCGAGCGGGAAAATGCCGATGCGCTCTTATCGCTGGCACGGGCGAATTACGAATTGGATTTTAACCCTACCGGTGATTTGAGTGAGCGCGTGATCTTTCCTTATTCCTCGACCGAAACGCGTGGGATTGAAGACGCACGTTTTGTCCATTTTGAAGAGGAGGATGGGCAATCGATTTATTACGCGACCTATACGGCCTACAACGGGCATGCCTTTTTACCGCAACTGCTTGCGACCAAGAATTTCTGTGAGTTCAGCATTAATACCCTCAACGGGCCCGAAGTGCAAAACAAAGGAATGGCGCTCTTCCCGCGTAAGATCAATGGACGCTACGCGATGATTTCGCGGCAGGATAATGAGAACGTCTATCTGATGTATTCCAACATGTTGCACTTCTGGTATGAGAAGACCTTGCTTTTGCGCCCGACATTTCCATGGGAATATGTGCAGTTAGGCAATTGTGGTTCGCCGATTGAAACTTCCGAAGGGTGGTTGCTGCTGACCCACGGTGTTGGATTTATGCGCAAATATGCCATCGGCGCAGTCTTACTTGATTTGGACGATCCTTCACGTGTGATTGGCCGTTTGAAACGTCCCTTGCTGGCGCCCGATGCACGGGAGCGTGAAGGCTACGTGCCGAATGTCGTGTATAGCTGTGGCGCCTTGGTGCACGCCGGTCGCTTGATACTTCCATATGCTTTGAGTGATCAGTGCACTAGCTTTGCGACCTTTGATTTAGAAGAATTGCTGACAGAACTCAAGCAGGCCGGAAATCCGCGCTGA
- a CDS encoding zinc-dependent alcohol dehydrogenase family protein, protein MQQIAIRHHSFGKPLEVLQLEQIAQPEPQAGEVRVRLELATINPSDYGMIGGSYGSLRELPAVAGREGVGVVEALGSGVTGLEIGTRVRFPGEDGAWQASACVAAEDLLVVPSEVPVEQAAISFINPPTAYCLLRKVVDLQAGDWVVQNAGNSAVGLSVIQMAKAFGLKTISQVRREELVEPLKAMGADHVVIEGSGWAKGIAELTAGAPVRLALNSIGGESAIDQIKALGEGGTQVTFGGMVGDKVRFPTRFLIFNDVRLTGFWWDQYGKRHGVEAVREVMTEVYAMMADGRLKLPIEKTYSFAEYKAAIEHDGQPRLGKILLQPTSPEVKHPHVNPCGE, encoded by the coding sequence ATGCAACAAATCGCGATACGACATCACAGCTTTGGGAAGCCTCTCGAAGTCTTGCAACTGGAACAAATCGCCCAGCCGGAACCTCAGGCAGGCGAAGTGCGTGTGCGCCTCGAATTGGCGACCATCAATCCCTCGGATTATGGGATGATTGGTGGGAGCTATGGTAGCCTGCGCGAACTACCGGCAGTGGCTGGCCGCGAAGGCGTCGGCGTGGTCGAAGCACTCGGCTCGGGAGTGACGGGGCTTGAGATTGGCACGCGGGTGCGCTTCCCCGGCGAGGACGGTGCGTGGCAAGCTTCGGCTTGTGTGGCCGCCGAAGATTTATTGGTGGTGCCCTCCGAAGTGCCGGTCGAACAGGCCGCGATCTCATTCATCAATCCGCCCACCGCGTATTGCCTACTTAGGAAGGTCGTGGACCTGCAAGCAGGTGATTGGGTGGTGCAAAACGCGGGTAACTCTGCGGTGGGGCTATCAGTGATCCAGATGGCCAAGGCCTTTGGCCTCAAGACGATTAGCCAAGTCCGACGCGAAGAATTAGTTGAGCCACTCAAAGCGATGGGAGCTGACCATGTTGTGATTGAAGGTTCTGGCTGGGCCAAGGGAATCGCTGAACTGACAGCTGGTGCCCCTGTTCGCCTAGCCTTGAATTCGATTGGGGGAGAGAGCGCGATCGATCAGATCAAAGCCTTGGGAGAAGGGGGCACACAAGTCACTTTCGGTGGCATGGTGGGCGATAAAGTTCGTTTTCCGACACGCTTTCTTATCTTTAATGATGTGCGACTCACTGGTTTCTGGTGGGATCAGTATGGCAAACGTCATGGGGTCGAAGCGGTACGTGAAGTCATGACAGAGGTGTATGCGATGATGGCAGATGGGCGCTTGAAATTGCCGATCGAGAAGACGTATTCGTTCGCCGAATACAAGGCTGCGATCGAGCATGATGGCCAGCCGCGTTTGGGTAAAATCTTACTCCAGCCCACATCGCCTGAAGTGAAGCATCCGCATGTAAATCCTTGCGGGGAGTGA
- a CDS encoding glycoside hydrolase family 130 protein → MCVFNPAATLFQGKRLLLIRVAEKAIAERGCIASPVLDLEAGEVRIHQFRLDDPKLNYTDPRFFTYKHQIYLTSLSHFRVATSEDGQHFSIGAEPVLYPETAYETYGIEDARITQLEGRYYINYSAVSERGVVTVLAETADFKSFQRRGIIFAPDNKDCALFPEKINGRYQVLHRPAVVHAGQASIWTASSENLLDWGHHRFVAGPRSAHWDCERIGAGSPPIKTSQGWLTFYHGCNHQSRYCLGLLLLDLEKPWQVIRRSRQPFFSPEASYECEGFMPEVVFHNGTIDLGQGQLEIYYGATDRVTCAARVSLDDLLASLES, encoded by the coding sequence ATGTGTGTGTTCAATCCTGCTGCGACCTTATTTCAAGGTAAGCGTCTGCTTTTGATTCGTGTTGCAGAAAAAGCCATCGCCGAGCGGGGCTGTATTGCCTCGCCCGTCCTGGATCTGGAGGCTGGAGAGGTTCGTATTCATCAGTTTCGTTTGGATGATCCGAAGCTGAACTATACAGATCCTCGCTTTTTTACTTACAAGCATCAGATCTATCTGACGAGCCTCAGCCACTTCCGCGTGGCGACTTCGGAGGATGGGCAGCACTTTTCCATCGGGGCAGAGCCAGTTCTTTATCCGGAGACGGCATACGAGACCTATGGGATCGAAGATGCGCGGATCACACAGCTGGAGGGGCGCTATTATATTAATTATTCAGCCGTGTCCGAGCGGGGAGTGGTCACTGTGCTGGCAGAGACGGCAGACTTTAAATCGTTTCAGCGACGGGGCATTATATTTGCACCGGATAATAAAGACTGTGCCTTGTTTCCTGAGAAAATCAATGGGCGCTATCAGGTCTTGCATCGTCCTGCGGTGGTTCACGCGGGGCAAGCTTCCATCTGGACCGCATCTTCTGAGAATTTGTTAGACTGGGGCCACCACCGATTTGTAGCTGGGCCGCGTTCTGCTCACTGGGACTGCGAGCGTATCGGCGCCGGGAGTCCGCCAATCAAAACGTCGCAAGGCTGGTTGACGTTCTATCATGGATGTAATCATCAATCACGCTACTGTCTGGGACTGCTGCTACTGGACTTAGAAAAACCGTGGCAGGTGATCCGGCGTTCGCGGCAGCCCTTCTTTTCTCCCGAGGCTTCTTATGAATGCGAGGGCTTCATGCCGGAGGTGGTCTTTCATAATGGAACCATTGATTTGGGGCAGGGACAGCTGGAGATCTACTATGGGGCTACGGATCGGGTGACTTGCGCTGCGCGTGTTTCGTTGGATGATTTGCTGGCGAGTTTGGAATCCTAG
- a CDS encoding glycosyltransferase family 4 protein: MMKPITELNKVAFVGDYLPRKCGIATFTHDLRQSVAAHLPDTECLVVAVTDPKEDYLYPPEVKFEVNEQNLDDYRRAAQFLRFHNVETICVQHEFGVYGGVEGGHLLTFLREAGLPVVTTFHTILTEPNPNQRRVFEELVRLSQRVVTMSEKGVSILRDTYDVSEDKISLIPHGIPDMPFVDPTFFKDQFGVEGKKVLLTFGLLSPGKGLEYAIEAMPDIIAEHPDAVYIILGATHPNLVRQEGESYRHRLQQLTRDLGVEKNVLFFNRFVEIEELKEFIGACDVYLTPYLNQMQITSGTLAYTYGSGKAVVSTPYWHAEELLADGRGSLVPFRDAKAIATAVNGLFSDEGKLAAMRKHAYLDGRRMVWSRVAQSYADVFRQARIDAGVTPEQVQRKHASLRRGPTEEWWKNFELPKLNLRHLHNMTDSTGLFQHAVFSFPNFDEGYCVDDNARALVLTSMLDNIHAGDAWNESYRHLAQTYAAFLQHAFNVENGRFRNFMSFDRRWIEEAGSDDSHARSLWALGACVGRSHDINLQNWAARLFESALPAVLSMGSPRAWAFALIGLHEYQRRLSGVRAISDARSELAQRLLKLYREQASDDWPWFEPILSYCNARLPHALIVSGRGLHDDEMLQVGLSSLDWLMQQQVDERGYFAPIGSEGFYPKGQAKATFDQQPIEANVTISACLEAFLVTKNDKWLYQAWQAFDWFLGTNKLGVPVYDASTGGCRDGLHVDRLNYNQGAESTLAFLLSLAEMKAQENALSAFARPVETDHSPMAELSA, translated from the coding sequence ATGATGAAACCGATTACAGAATTAAACAAAGTAGCATTCGTTGGGGATTACCTGCCACGCAAGTGCGGAATTGCCACCTTTACTCACGACTTGCGACAATCCGTAGCGGCACATCTACCGGATACTGAATGCCTGGTCGTCGCCGTCACGGACCCGAAGGAGGATTACTTGTATCCGCCGGAAGTGAAGTTTGAGGTCAACGAGCAGAACTTGGATGATTATCGTCGCGCCGCTCAGTTTTTGCGTTTCCACAATGTGGAGACCATTTGTGTGCAGCATGAGTTCGGCGTATACGGCGGTGTCGAAGGGGGGCATTTGCTAACCTTCCTACGTGAGGCCGGTTTGCCTGTGGTCACGACTTTTCACACCATTCTGACGGAGCCCAATCCCAATCAACGCCGCGTTTTTGAAGAGCTGGTGCGTTTGTCCCAGCGTGTGGTGACTATGAGTGAAAAGGGCGTCAGTATCTTACGTGATACCTATGATGTGTCTGAAGATAAAATCTCGCTGATCCCGCACGGCATTCCGGATATGCCGTTTGTGGATCCGACCTTCTTTAAAGATCAGTTCGGGGTGGAAGGGAAAAAGGTCTTACTCACCTTCGGTCTACTTTCACCTGGCAAAGGTTTGGAATATGCCATCGAAGCCATGCCTGATATTATCGCGGAACATCCGGATGCCGTGTATATTATCCTTGGCGCGACACACCCCAATCTGGTCCGACAGGAAGGAGAGAGTTATCGGCACCGCCTACAACAGTTGACCCGTGATCTGGGAGTCGAGAAGAACGTTTTATTTTTCAACCGCTTCGTAGAAATCGAAGAGCTCAAAGAGTTTATCGGTGCCTGCGATGTGTATCTGACGCCTTATTTGAATCAGATGCAGATCACCTCTGGCACCCTGGCATATACCTACGGCAGCGGTAAGGCTGTGGTCTCTACGCCTTACTGGCACGCCGAAGAGCTACTGGCCGATGGTCGAGGTAGTCTAGTCCCATTCAGAGATGCCAAGGCTATTGCCACCGCGGTAAATGGTTTATTCAGCGACGAAGGTAAATTGGCCGCCATGCGTAAGCATGCATATCTGGATGGGCGCCGTATGGTGTGGAGCCGCGTTGCGCAGTCCTATGCAGATGTTTTTCGACAAGCACGAATCGATGCGGGGGTGACGCCAGAACAAGTGCAGCGCAAGCACGCCAGCCTGCGTCGTGGTCCGACTGAAGAGTGGTGGAAGAATTTTGAATTACCGAAGTTGAATCTCCGGCATCTGCACAATATGACTGATTCGACCGGACTGTTTCAGCATGCAGTTTTTTCCTTTCCCAATTTCGATGAGGGGTACTGTGTCGATGATAATGCGCGCGCGTTGGTCTTAACTTCCATGCTCGACAATATACATGCCGGCGACGCATGGAATGAAAGCTATCGACACTTAGCTCAGACCTACGCGGCCTTTCTGCAGCATGCCTTCAATGTGGAGAACGGGCGCTTTCGCAACTTTATGAGCTTCGATCGCAGGTGGATCGAAGAGGCGGGTTCCGACGACTCGCACGCCCGCTCACTTTGGGCCTTGGGCGCCTGCGTTGGACGTTCGCACGATATCAACCTGCAAAATTGGGCCGCCCGTTTATTTGAAAGCGCGTTACCCGCGGTGCTCAGCATGGGCTCGCCCCGCGCCTGGGCCTTTGCCTTGATCGGACTGCACGAGTATCAGCGTCGCTTGTCTGGAGTGCGCGCGATTTCAGATGCCCGCTCCGAGTTGGCGCAGCGCTTACTCAAACTCTATCGCGAGCAAGCCAGCGATGATTGGCCGTGGTTTGAGCCGATACTTTCCTACTGCAACGCACGCCTGCCGCATGCTCTGATCGTGTCCGGGCGTGGGCTCCACGACGACGAGATGCTGCAAGTCGGCCTGAGCAGCTTGGATTGGTTGATGCAGCAACAAGTGGACGAGCGCGGGTATTTCGCACCCATCGGTAGCGAAGGCTTCTACCCCAAAGGTCAAGCCAAGGCCACTTTCGATCAGCAGCCGATCGAAGCCAATGTTACCATCTCTGCCTGTCTTGAGGCCTTCTTGGTCACGAAGAACGACAAGTGGCTTTATCAAGCCTGGCAGGCATTTGACTGGTTCCTCGGGACTAATAAGCTCGGCGTGCCCGTCTATGATGCCTCTACCGGTGGTTGCCGTGACGGTCTGCATGTCGACCGACTCAATTACAATCAAGGTGCAGAATCCACGTTGGCCTTCTTGCTCTCATTGGCCGAAATGAAAGCTCAGGAGAATGCCCTCAGCGCTTTTGCCCGTCCTGTGGAAACCGATCACAGCCCCATGGCTGAGCTCAGTGCATGA
- a CDS encoding Hsp20/alpha crystallin family protein — MKGSIIPQSWRSSLDELREDIAHCVDRWLQRLKPEDRAQGAQALTTDFWNESFLPAFNGPRMNVQENDDELVVTAELPDMRQDEIHVDLDGRLLRIHGQKEESREKVRGHAHISELRFGAFSRVVELPCEVDQARTVAKYRRGVLKLTLPKTEQAKARKIKVQYLDN; from the coding sequence ATGAAAGGTTCAATTATTCCGCAATCATGGCGCTCATCTTTAGATGAGCTTCGAGAAGATATCGCTCATTGTGTGGATCGCTGGCTACAGCGACTGAAGCCTGAAGACCGCGCGCAGGGAGCACAGGCGCTCACGACAGACTTCTGGAATGAGTCATTCTTACCTGCCTTCAATGGGCCACGGATGAATGTTCAGGAGAATGATGATGAGCTCGTCGTGACCGCAGAACTGCCTGATATGCGTCAGGATGAGATTCATGTCGATCTGGACGGTCGCCTGTTGAGAATTCATGGCCAGAAGGAAGAGAGTCGGGAGAAGGTGAGAGGGCATGCGCATATTTCTGAACTGCGATTCGGAGCCTTCTCGCGCGTGGTCGAGTTACCCTGCGAAGTGGATCAAGCGCGCACGGTGGCTAAATACCGGCGAGGCGTGTTGAAATTGACACTCCCCAAAACTGAGCAAGCCAAGGCACGCAAAATTAAGGTTCAATATTTGGATAACTGA
- a CDS encoding nitronate monooxygenase, giving the protein MLNTLDSSQATAYPEIIQGGMGAGVSNWRLANAVARRGQLGVISGTALDTILIRRLQLGDPGGHMRRALEAFPYPEMVRTILDKWYIEGGKQADEAYKLKPMPTVDMLREDEELLIVANFVEVYLAKEGHSGMVGINLLEKIQLPTLPSLFGAMLADVDVVCMGGGIPLGIPGALDKMSQLQPVEMKLHVVTTDRSQEYTSSFHPGTHVSAVQKTLKRPLFFAVISSDVLAKTLMKKASGRVDGFVIEHHRAGGHNAPPRRGGEYTERDVCSIEKVAALGMPFWLAGGCSTPEALAAAKAAGACGVQVGTAFACSEESGITAKIKSEIIQKHRDGTLQVITDFKASPTGYPFKRVEVEANSTRDACRACDLGYLRHVYAKDDGTLGYRCPASPRKPFVNKGGTAEEAEGKQCLCNGLLATIGMGTVRRGTPVQPLVTWGEDMRFLDSILDANQSSYSANDVIDYILSPVVA; this is encoded by the coding sequence ATGTTGAACACTTTAGATTCCTCTCAGGCCACGGCCTATCCAGAAATTATCCAAGGCGGCATGGGGGCAGGCGTCTCCAATTGGCGTTTGGCCAATGCGGTCGCCAGGCGCGGGCAGCTCGGTGTGATTTCGGGCACTGCACTCGATACGATTTTGATTCGTCGGCTTCAGCTTGGCGATCCGGGCGGGCATATGCGTCGTGCGCTTGAGGCGTTCCCATATCCTGAAATGGTGCGGACGATCCTGGACAAGTGGTACATCGAGGGCGGCAAGCAAGCCGATGAAGCTTACAAGCTTAAGCCGATGCCCACAGTCGATATGCTGCGTGAGGATGAGGAGTTGCTGATTGTGGCCAACTTTGTGGAAGTTTATTTAGCCAAAGAAGGGCACTCGGGCATGGTCGGTATCAATTTACTCGAAAAAATTCAGTTGCCGACGCTGCCATCGTTGTTCGGAGCGATGCTGGCGGATGTGGATGTGGTGTGCATGGGCGGAGGTATTCCGCTGGGGATTCCCGGTGCGCTTGATAAAATGTCGCAACTCCAGCCCGTTGAAATGAAGCTCCATGTGGTCACGACGGACCGCTCGCAGGAGTATACCAGTTCTTTCCACCCAGGCACTCACGTTTCGGCGGTGCAGAAGACACTCAAGCGTCCCTTGTTTTTTGCTGTCATTTCTTCCGATGTACTGGCCAAGACTCTGATGAAAAAGGCCAGTGGCCGGGTCGATGGCTTTGTGATCGAGCATCACCGGGCGGGCGGGCACAATGCACCTCCACGTCGTGGTGGTGAATACACTGAGCGCGATGTTTGTTCCATCGAAAAGGTGGCTGCGCTTGGCATGCCTTTTTGGCTGGCGGGCGGCTGTTCGACACCCGAAGCTTTAGCCGCAGCGAAGGCTGCCGGAGCTTGCGGTGTGCAAGTCGGCACAGCGTTTGCCTGCAGTGAAGAATCCGGCATTACCGCAAAAATTAAATCGGAGATTATTCAAAAACACCGTGATGGCACACTGCAGGTGATCACTGATTTTAAAGCTTCGCCCACGGGCTATCCGTTTAAACGGGTGGAAGTCGAAGCGAACAGCACACGCGATGCTTGTCGCGCCTGCGATCTCGGTTATTTGCGTCACGTATATGCCAAGGACGATGGCACATTGGGCTACCGGTGCCCCGCCAGCCCCCGTAAGCCTTTTGTGAACAAAGGAGGCACTGCTGAGGAGGCCGAAGGTAAACAGTGTCTTTGCAATGGTCTGCTGGCTACAATTGGTATGGGCACTGTGCGCCGCGGCACTCCTGTGCAACCCTTGGTGACCTGGGGCGAGGATATGCGTTTTCTTGATTCCATACTCGATGCCAATCAGTCCAGCTATTCAGCAAACGATGTGATTGATTATATTTTGTCTCCTGTGGTGGCATAA